A section of the Paracoccaceae bacterium genome encodes:
- a CDS encoding SDR family oxidoreductase, with protein sequence MDLGLKGKRAVVSAASRGLGLATARSLAAEGVHVTMNARSADALNVAADQVRADFGVEVTPVATDFNTAEGRAEILAAAGQVDILVNNPGVRQVPQPYDQITAEDWRYWLEVHFLSSVEMIQAVTPAMVDRKFGRVVNMSVSFIKFPQVGFAHSHAARLALSGATAAMTRELMPHNVTINTVCPGLFDTDALHTNLHGHAKRGNTTYEAIVQDRKDTCPAGRFADPAECGDLIAYLCSAQAGFMSGQNIVNDGGVYQGLF encoded by the coding sequence ATGGATCTGGGACTGAAGGGCAAACGCGCCGTGGTCAGCGCGGCAAGTCGCGGGCTGGGGCTTGCCACCGCACGCTCGCTTGCGGCCGAGGGCGTGCATGTCACGATGAACGCGCGCAGTGCGGACGCGCTGAATGTGGCCGCCGATCAGGTTCGTGCCGATTTCGGGGTCGAGGTCACGCCGGTTGCGACTGACTTCAACACCGCCGAAGGGCGCGCCGAAATCCTTGCCGCCGCGGGTCAGGTCGACATTCTGGTGAATAACCCCGGTGTCCGTCAGGTGCCGCAACCCTATGATCAGATCACGGCTGAGGATTGGCGCTATTGGCTAGAGGTTCACTTCCTTTCATCGGTCGAGATGATCCAGGCGGTCACTCCGGCGATGGTCGACCGCAAGTTCGGGCGCGTGGTCAACATGTCCGTCAGCTTCATCAAGTTCCCGCAGGTCGGTTTCGCCCACAGCCACGCGGCCCGTCTGGCACTGTCGGGCGCGACGGCGGCAATGACGCGCGAACTGATGCCCCATAACGTCACGATCAACACGGTCTGTCCGGGGCTGTTCGACACCGACGCGCTGCACACCAACCTGCACGGCCATGCCAAACGCGGCAACACCACCTATGAGGCGATCGTGCAGGACCGCAAAGACACCTGCCCCGCCGGGCGCTTTGCCGACCCGGCTGAGTGTGGCGATCTGATTGCCTATCTGTGCTCGGCGCAGGCCGGGTTCATGTCGGGCCAGAACATTGTCAATGACGGTGGCGTCTATCAGGGCCTGTTCTGA